GCCCGCGCCACACCCTGACGCCGATACCCTTCACGCACCGCCATGTACGCGACGCTGCACGCCTCCCAATCGCCTTGCACCGGCAGGTACAACAGAAAGCCGATGACCTGTTCCGGATCGTCATCACCGGTGGCAACCAGCAATTCCACCTCGGTGCCCTTCTGGCCATTCAGCGCCTCGAGGTAGAGATGCACCTCATAACCGATCGCGTATTGATAAACGTTGTACAGCAGGTTGCTCGGACCAAGTCCGACCGCACTGATGTCCGTAAAGTAATCGACGACCATTTGCAGAATCTGGCTGTTGACGCTTTCGGGGCATGGAGAGGTGTAGTGGGTGATGCGTGGCATGGGCAAACTCCGGCGGTAAAAAACGTTGCCGATGAGCTGAGCCGTCGACGAACCGCGACATCATACCGTGCCGGGCTCCATGGAACCCGTCACTGTTGCGGGGCCACGACTCTGAATTTGATGTTGATGTCTTTGGACACCACGCTGTCTGCCCACTCGCCCGCACCGAGCCCGAACTCATCGCGTTCGAGCACCAGCTCACCGTCGAAAATGCCAACGGCGTTGTCCGGTTTCAATTCCACAGGTATCTCGACTTCGCGGGTGATGCCCTTGAGGGTCAATTGGCCGACGACGTGATAACGGTACTCGTCCACTTTGGTGAAATGGCTGGATTCGAACACGGCGACCGGATATTTCTCTGTGTCGAACCAGGCCGGTTTCACCAGCTCGGTATTGGCGTCTTCACTGCCTGCGTCGATGCTGCCCAGATCAATCTGCAGCGTGGTGCGGGCGTTGGCGAGGTTGTCGGTATTGAAGTCCAGGGTAGCCTCGAACTTGCCGAAGGTACCGTACATTCGCGAGCCCAGCTGGTTGTAAGTGAAGCTGATCTGGCTGGCAGTGGTGTTGACCCTGGTGTATTCAGCGGCCTGCGCGACGGTCGCTGCGCACAGGCAAAACGCAGCAACCAGCAATAATCGCATCGACATGGAGTTCTCCGGGCAGCGCGTGCCGTCGAGGGCCTTGGTTGACTTAAGCAAACAACCGAACGTTATGCCACTCCACGCTCAGGCACTGGAGATTCAGTAATCCCGGCGCTGTGCGATTGACCCGAAACGTGCTTCACCCCCCTGCGCAGACGGTGGCGCAATGTCAGTGCAGGGCGCTCGACGCAGTAATAGGTCACGCCACTGCAGGCAAATGACAACACCAGCACCGCTCCAATAATGTAAGCGTCATACGCCACCGGCCAAAAACCGCGCAGTAAATACATGGCCACAAAGTGGTTGAGGAACACGCCGTAGCTGATATTGCCAAGGAACTCATCTACCCGATTGAACTTGAGTCTGGTGAAAACATAGACCAGTGGGATTCCCACGGTGATGCCGAGCGTGACCTCGGCATTGAACGGACGACGTTCGATCCACCCTGCCATGATCGCCACAAACATCAGCGCCGCCGCCACGGCAGTGCCCGCGACAATGGCCATTCCTTTGACGTTGCGCTGGTAGAGATAGCAGCCGCACAGGAAGATGAACAACACGCCTGGCAGCAAACGGTAGCCGTAGATGTCGGTATTGATGAAGCCAAGGCACGCCAGCAAAAAAATCCCGACCGAGACAGCAAAGGCGACACCCTGCGCCTTGAAAATCAACAGAAAGGGGATCAGCAGATAAAAACTCATTTCCAGCCCGAGCGACCAGCCGGGTGGCAGGATCTCGGTTCCGCCAACGCCGAACATGTAATAGCCGAGCGGCAGCATGAGTACGCTGGACGACAGGGTTTGCCATGTCAGCTCCGCCGCTTGGGGTGTGCCGGGCAACAGAAAATGGATCACCAGACAGGAAGCAACGAAGTACACCAGAAATTGCGGATACAGCCTCAGCGCCCTGTCGACATAGAACAGACCGATCTTCTTTGGCTCACTGTAGTTTCGCTCGATGAGCGAGGCCATCACGAATCCACTGATGATCAGGAAGGAAATAACGGCGATCACGCCAGGATTAAGTCCTGCGAACGTTTTGCCCATGTGAGATACAGCGACCAGCACGGCCAACAGCAGTCGAAAAGCTCCCACTTACACCCTCGTAATGTCCTTATAGTTGTGGGCGCATACGCTACGACGCTTTTGTGCGGGAGAACAGAAAAATGTTCACCCGCAATAGCTGCGCCTAAAGCAATCGCTCGATCTTCTGATTCTTCCAGACGAGTTTGTAATACAGCGTCTGCAAAACCAGCATCCCCAGATAGGCAACCGGAAACGCCATCCATACGCCCTGCAGGCCAAACTGCCCGTCCAGCCAATACGCTGCCGGCAATTGCACGCCGACCACGCAAATAATTGAAATGATCACCGGCACCAGCACCGTGCCGCTGGCGCGCATGATCCCACCGATGATGGCCTGGAAGCCGAAGACCAACAGGCTCCAGAGCATGATGTGCAGCAGATGCTCGGCCATCGCGCGAGTCGGGTCTTCGGTCAGGAACAGGCCCAGCAACCAGTGCGAGAGCAGATAACCCAGCACAATCAGGCCACCGGTCAGGCACACATTGATCAACAGCCCGGTGCGCAGGATCGGCCCCATGCGTTGCAGATGTCCGGCGCCGATCGCCTGGGCACCGAGGATCGATGCCGTGATCGCAATCGACAATGCAGGAAACTGCACATAGTTGACGATCTGGGTGACTGCGCCATACGCCGCTGTCGCTTGCGAGCCGTGCTGGTTGACCAGTGCCAGAATCACCAGCTCCGATAACGACAGCACGATCATCTGCACCCCGGTTGGCAGGCCGATGCGCAGAACCTTGCCGAGGATGACCCGGTCCAGCCGAAGCGCGGCGAAGAATTCTCGATCCGGTGCCAGCGGGTGGCCCTTGCGGATCAGCCGCCATGCCAGCCATGCCATCGCGGCCAGATTACCGGCGAGTCCGGCATATGCCGCGCTCTGAATGCCCAATGGCGGCAAGCCCAGCCAGCCGCGAATCAATGCCGGCGTCAGCGCCAGCCCCACGGCGGTGGATACGATCAGCGCCAGCAACGGCGACAGCGTATCGCTGACGCCGCGCAGCAACTGGGTGAACAGTACGAACACCAGCAGGGACGGCAGAATCCACAACATCACGTGGGCATAGGCCACCGCATCGTCGAGTACATCTGCCGGGGTGCCCAGGCCTGTGAGTGCCTGCCGCGCGAACACAGTGCCCAGCACCGCTGCGACCAGACCGATCAATACACCCAACAGCAACGTTGCCCCGGCGATCGCTTTGACCATGTGCGTTTCGCGTGCGCCCCACGCCTGACCGATCAACACACCCGCTCCAGCCCCGAGCCCGATGACCAGTGCAATGAAAAAGAACACGACGGGAAACATGCCGGACACTGCCGCCAACGCCTGGGTGCCGAGCATCTGGCCGATGTAAATACTGTTGACCGTGCCGGACATCGATTGCAGGAAATTGGACAACACCATCGGCGCAAGAAACAGCAGATAGGTTTGCCAAAGGGGTTTGGCGAAGGTGGTGCTTTGCATTGAATGGAGGTCCATCTCGACGGCGGCAGGCCTGATTGACGATAGCTTCGGTGAGTTGGGTGCAGCGTGCAATCAACATTTCCAATCGGCGTTGATTGCCTGTTTTGGATTTGTGTAAATGCCAGAGATCGCTTTGTGTCAGTGTGCGGCTGTGGTAAATCACAGCTCTTCCGACAGATACCATTGAGGCTCGGCTCATGCGTAAGGTTGCAAATATTCTGGTCAGTACCCTCCTCGCTCCGTTCGCCGCCTGTACTCAGGCCGCCGCACCGGCAGCAGCACCTGATTCATTGAAATCCTTACTCGCCACCCTGAACGAACGCCTGAACATCGGTGATCTGGTTGCGCTGACCAAGTGGGACAGCGGCAAGCCGGTCCAGGACAGCCCACGTGAGGCGCAGGTCATTGCCGATGCCCGAACGCTGGCCATCGAACACGAACTGAACCCGGACGATGTCGCGCAGCTGATCGCCGCACAGATGGAGGCGAACAAACTGGTGCAGTACGGTCTGCTCGCGCAATGGCAAGCGGCAGGTACGGCACCGGACACGCCGCGCCCGGATCTGGGCAAACAGATTCGCCCCCATCTGGATGCGCTGCAAAAACGCCTGTTACAGCAATACGCCGAGTTCGCGCCCCATCGACAGGACCCGAATTGCCCGTCCTGGCTGGCCAATGCACGCAGCGGTCTGGCCGCCGATGCGCTGCATGAGCTGGCACTGATTCGTGCCGGCGGCGAGTTGTGTGTACGGGCCAAAGCGCTCTGAACCGGAGGTCTTGGCAACCATCATCAGCGTCGATGTTCACCATCACGTCAATGAAGTTTTCATAAAAACTGCGCGGCGTAACATCGGCTCCAGACAAACAAACAACTTTCTGGAGCACACGATCATGAAACGCCAAACCCTTCTCGGCATTGCATTCTCGGTTTTCGCAGTCAACGTTTTTGCAGCAACCCCTGTTCAGACCCTGGTCGCTGAAGGCGGCTCGGACAAGCTGATCGAAAGCCGCTTGGCTGAGGGTGGTTCTGATCGCCTGATCGAACGCCGTGTTGCCGAGGGTGGCTCTGATCGCCTGATCGAACGCCGTGTTGCCGAGGGTGGCTCTGATCGCCTGATCGAACGCCGCGTTGCCGAAGGTGGCTCTGATCGCCTGATCGAACGCCGTGTAGCCGAAGGTGGTTCCGATCGTCTGATCGAACGCCGCGTTGCCGAGGGTGGCTCTGATCGACTGATCGAACGCCGTGTTGCCGAAGGTGGCTCTGATCGTCTGATCGAACGCCGTGTTGCCGAAGGTGGTTCCGATCGTCTGATGGAACGCCGCGTCGCATGATTCAATCGCTGTACCGCCACACCATGAAAAAGCCCGGCC
This genomic interval from Pseudomonas koreensis contains the following:
- a CDS encoding GNAT family N-acetyltransferase — its product is MPRITHYTSPCPESVNSQILQMVVDYFTDISAVGLGPSNLLYNVYQYAIGYEVHLYLEALNGQKGTEVELLVATGDDDPEQVIGFLLYLPVQGDWEACSVAYMAVREGYRRQGVARALLADMVGRYPHAELACSIGKVPYFEALGFEVIGQRETQVLMSTRHYRSNGLRGFIDTTPIYRSLEVQQIHTYLLQKNGKRAMLDAEKQRDRHLDQTSRHVEEFVRQRLTLH
- a CDS encoding YceI family protein codes for the protein MSMRLLLVAAFCLCAATVAQAAEYTRVNTTASQISFTYNQLGSRMYGTFGKFEATLDFNTDNLANARTTLQIDLGSIDAGSEDANTELVKPAWFDTEKYPVAVFESSHFTKVDEYRYHVVGQLTLKGITREVEIPVELKPDNAVGIFDGELVLERDEFGLGAGEWADSVVSKDINIKFRVVAPQQ
- a CDS encoding acyltransferase family protein, with translation MGAFRLLLAVLVAVSHMGKTFAGLNPGVIAVISFLIISGFVMASLIERNYSEPKKIGLFYVDRALRLYPQFLVYFVASCLVIHFLLPGTPQAAELTWQTLSSSVLMLPLGYYMFGVGGTEILPPGWSLGLEMSFYLLIPFLLIFKAQGVAFAVSVGIFLLACLGFINTDIYGYRLLPGVLFIFLCGCYLYQRNVKGMAIVAGTAVAAALMFVAIMAGWIERRPFNAEVTLGITVGIPLVYVFTRLKFNRVDEFLGNISYGVFLNHFVAMYLLRGFWPVAYDAYIIGAVLVLSFACSGVTYYCVERPALTLRHRLRRGVKHVSGQSHSAGITESPVPERGVA
- a CDS encoding MATE family efflux transporter, yielding MQSTTFAKPLWQTYLLFLAPMVLSNFLQSMSGTVNSIYIGQMLGTQALAAVSGMFPVVFFFIALVIGLGAGAGVLIGQAWGARETHMVKAIAGATLLLGVLIGLVAAVLGTVFARQALTGLGTPADVLDDAVAYAHVMLWILPSLLVFVLFTQLLRGVSDTLSPLLALIVSTAVGLALTPALIRGWLGLPPLGIQSAAYAGLAGNLAAMAWLAWRLIRKGHPLAPDREFFAALRLDRVILGKVLRIGLPTGVQMIVLSLSELVILALVNQHGSQATAAYGAVTQIVNYVQFPALSIAITASILGAQAIGAGHLQRMGPILRTGLLINVCLTGGLIVLGYLLSHWLLGLFLTEDPTRAMAEHLLHIMLWSLLVFGFQAIIGGIMRASGTVLVPVIISIICVVGVQLPAAYWLDGQFGLQGVWMAFPVAYLGMLVLQTLYYKLVWKNQKIERLL
- a CDS encoding chorismate mutase; translated protein: MRKVANILVSTLLAPFAACTQAAAPAAAPDSLKSLLATLNERLNIGDLVALTKWDSGKPVQDSPREAQVIADARTLAIEHELNPDDVAQLIAAQMEANKLVQYGLLAQWQAAGTAPDTPRPDLGKQIRPHLDALQKRLLQQYAEFAPHRQDPNCPSWLANARSGLAADALHELALIRAGGELCVRAKAL
- a CDS encoding phage infection protein; translated protein: MKRQTLLGIAFSVFAVNVFAATPVQTLVAEGGSDKLIESRLAEGGSDRLIERRVAEGGSDRLIERRVAEGGSDRLIERRVAEGGSDRLIERRVAEGGSDRLIERRVAEGGSDRLIERRVAEGGSDRLIERRVAEGGSDRLMERRVA